From a single Bemisia tabaci chromosome 10, PGI_BMITA_v3 genomic region:
- the LOC140225607 gene encoding uncharacterized protein produces MGDDFSSVSIDRTAERELSIGENPSLIPPSTGPFASSSPYNTSHDSSKILSSPPAKKTSPSSSKSPHESSPKVSRTSSRGHKQEDPIPTPYCLTPPEFRYANSQTPEPEASPRQSPSKSRTQSPTKSPPKTRSRSPTKTSPYKSQTQSPTKSPPETRSRSPTKTSPYKSRTQSPTKSPPETRSRSPTKTSPSKSQTQSPTISPPETRSRSPTKTYPSKPSPRSSFTAAELVASSEESPSESPVKPPFKTRTKSTSETPSTSPSNKHSARSPPRTPPGSPSQTPTDGTQWSPSLGAELSSALHRSLPKASLLGLPSSSPRTSPSASPSRQKASSVSPRWRPHNPTQNFEQDSKGNISSKRPPTPSQNSPVWRPPMEPKKEGEVCESPEKRLYDELHGKLMALFCEYRHIVNIIIKKTQKNGVPRLKQK; encoded by the coding sequence CCGAGAGAGAGCTATCGATCGGCGAAAATCCTTCGTTAATTCCACCTTCCACCGGTCCATTCGCATCCTCTTCACCATATAATACCTCCCACGATAGCTCGAAGATTCTTTCATCTCCTCCAGCAAAGAAAACCTCACCCTCTTCAAGCAAATCTCCTCACGAGTCTTCACCCAAGGTTTCGCGCACATCCTCCCGTGGTCACAAGCAAGAGGACCCAATCCCTACACCTTATTGCTTGACACCACCCGAATTCAGGTACGCTAATTCTCAAACTCCTGAACCTGAAGCATCACCCCGACAGTCTCCATCTAAATCTCGAACGCAGTCACCTACAAAATCTCCTCCCAAGACTCGTTCCAGATCTCCTACCAAAACATCTCCATATAAATCTCAAACGCAGTCACCTACAAAATCTCCTCCCGAGACTCGTTCCAGATCTCCTACCAAAACATCTCCATATAAATCTCGAACGCAGTCACCTACAAAATCTCCTCCTGAGACTCGTTCCAGATCTCCTACCAAAACATCTCCATCTAAATCTCAAACGCAATCACCAACAATATCTCCTCCCGAGACTCGTTCCAGATCTCCTACCAAAACATATCCTTCAAAGCCTTCTCCAAGGTCCTCTTTCACGGCTGCCGAACTCGTGGCTTCATCCGAAGAGTCTCCATCCGAGTCTCCAGTAAAGCCTCCTTTCAAAACCCGAACGAAATCTACTTCCGAGACTCCGTCCACATCTCCTTCAAATAAGCACTCTGCGAGGTCTCCTCCGAGAACTCCGCCTGGATCTCCTTCACAGACTCCAACCGACGGGACTCAGTGGTCCCCTTCTTTGGGGGCGGAGCTGTCTTCCGCTCTCCACAGGTCCCTGCCTAAAGCTTCTCTTCTGGGACTTCCGTCTTCCTCCCCGAGGACTTCTCCGTCTGCATCTCCTTCTCGCCAAAAAGCTTCGTCCGTATCTCCGCGCTGGAGGCCTCATAACCCCacccaaaattttgaacaagatTCCAAGGGCAATATATCTTCCAAAAGGCCACCTACCCCGTCTCAGAATAGCCCAGTCTGGAGACCTCCCATGGAGCCTAAAAAGGAGGGAGAAGTATGTGAAAGCCCAGAAAAACGGCTTTATGACGAATTGCACGGAAAACTGATGGCCCTTTTTTGTGAGTATCGGCATATAgttaatattattattaaaaaaacacaaaagaaTGGGGTGCCAAGGctaaaacagaaataa
- the LOC140225608 gene encoding uncharacterized protein: MNLPPWPEDRVTAWMQQIPSLDFFACGKLIPLTNGDSNDRPPPVPWPWPFGCDCRDDPAFIDLLNRYEIDAGFFSWFKSGDPEGTGTLRWLEREFVGKGLLHMTKDTLSETVRALFKKWGMPTAHWDMPAAQYEEVVRDQLGAEEVEVGDDYWNQAQYYRPPNPNPDDDAWLRNFLENMHKKSQNKET, encoded by the coding sequence ATGAACCTACCCCCGTGGCCCGAGGACAGGGTTACGGCATGGATGCAGCAGATACCGTCCCTCGACTTCTTCGCTTGCGGAAAACTCATCCCTTTGACCAACGGAGACAGCAACGACCGTCCCCCGCCTGTTCCCTGGCCCTGGCCCTTCGGTTGCGATTGTCGCGATGACCCCGCTTTCATCGACTTGTTGAACCGGTACGAGATCGACGCTGGCTTTTTCTCATGGTTCAAAAGCGGGGATCCGGAAGGCACTGGGACTTTGAGGTGGTTAGAAAGGGAATTTGTAGGTAAGGGGCTTTTGCACATGACCAAGGACACATTGTCAGAGACCGTCCGGGCTCTGTTCAAAAAATGGGGTATGCCTACCGCGCACTGGGATATGCCGGCTGCTCAATATGAGGAGGTTGTCAGGGACCAGCTCGGAGCGGAGGAAGTGGAAGTGGGTGATGACTATTGGAACCAAGCGCAGTACTACAGACCGCCCAATCCGAATCCTGACGATGACGCCTGGTTGCGAAACTTCCTTGAAAATATGCACAAGAAGTCTCAAAAcaaggaaacttga